The Salinispora tropica CNB-440 genome has a window encoding:
- a CDS encoding nitrate reductase subunit alpha — MSAHRPPEVHDPATDQVPGAAPLLAARRFLRRELVGDHGRTLHQIADGDWDRFYRDQWRYDRVVRSTHGVNCTGSCSWNVFVKDGLITWEHQATDYPTTGPDSPDYEPRGCPRGASFSWYEYSPSRVRHPYVRGVLAEMFRDGLARLGDPVSAWADIVENPLKARAYKTQRGRGGFVRASWDEVTTMVAAAHVYTTKTYGPDRVVGFSPIPAMSMASFAAGTRYHALLGGTLLSFYDWYADLPIASPQIWGDQTDVPEAGDWWNATYLMMWGSNIPVTRTPDAHFLAEARYRGTKVVAVSPDYADNVKFADDWLAPHPGTDGALAMAMGHVVLTEFFRDRTVDYFTDYVRRFTDLPFLVTLRPTAGGRWATDRFLTAADLGQEDGAHKTVLVDEHTGELVVPNGSLGFRYGEAGQGRWNLDLGEVFPALGLLDRSDEAIEVELARFDVGETEGGSTISRGVPVMRVGEQLVTSVYDLVLAQYGVRRGDLPGQWPTGYDDPESPNTPAWQERITGVPAAVATRIGREFARNAERSQGRSLIVLGAGANQWFHSDMTYRALISLVTLTGCQGVNGGGWAHYVGQEKARPITGQQHMSFGLDWQRPMRHQASTPFWYLHTDQWRYERVPVDELSSPLGTGRFAGMAFADTVAAAQRMGWSPGHPSFNRNPLDLTDEAAAAGVTVQEHIVAELKAGRLRSVAEDPDDPANFPRCLTLWRANLLGSSGKGNEYFLRHLLGIDSTATASECDPEHRPRDLVWRDEAPTGKLDLLTAIDFRMTNTGLHADVVLPTATWYEKHDISTTDMHPFVHAFSPAVEPPADAHSDYDTFLALADRFSELAAGHLGVRRDVLAAPLQHDTPDELAMPSGRVRDWKAGECEPIPGATMPKLIEIERDYSQIGAKMRAVGPLLDRLGTSTKALTVDVTVELAYLRERNGVVPDGPFAGRPSLATADRMCEAILALSGTTNGRVAAAGFAALEKRTGQPFADLIAGHENDQITYADTQRAPQSVFTSPEWSGSEKGGRRYSPFTLNVERLKPWHTITGRQHFFVEHDWVAELGEQLPGFRPPLNMARHFGAPGELVDGGVTVRFLTPHAKWTIHSMYHDNELMLALSRGGPVIWMSVPDAAKVGVRDNDWVEAHNRNGVIVARAVVSHRMPEGTVFQYHSPERTINVPKAEKSGRRGGYHNSLTRLLVKPTHLAGGHAQLTYAFNYYGPIGSQRDEITVIRRRDQEVEY, encoded by the coding sequence GTGTCAGCGCACCGCCCGCCAGAAGTTCATGATCCTGCGACGGACCAGGTACCCGGTGCGGCGCCGTTGCTGGCTGCTCGGCGCTTCCTCCGCCGGGAGCTGGTCGGTGACCACGGCCGGACACTGCACCAGATAGCTGACGGTGACTGGGACCGGTTCTACCGCGACCAGTGGCGTTACGACCGGGTGGTGCGCTCCACCCACGGCGTCAACTGCACCGGCTCGTGCTCGTGGAACGTCTTTGTCAAAGACGGCCTGATCACCTGGGAACACCAGGCCACCGACTACCCCACGACCGGCCCGGACTCGCCGGACTACGAGCCGCGTGGCTGTCCCCGCGGTGCCTCCTTCTCCTGGTACGAGTACTCGCCCTCCCGGGTGCGCCACCCCTACGTACGGGGGGTGCTGGCCGAGATGTTCCGCGACGGGCTCGCGCGCCTGGGCGATCCGGTGTCCGCCTGGGCCGACATAGTGGAGAACCCACTCAAGGCGCGCGCCTACAAGACCCAGCGGGGACGTGGCGGCTTTGTGCGCGCCAGTTGGGACGAGGTGACCACGATGGTCGCCGCCGCGCACGTGTACACCACGAAGACGTACGGGCCGGACCGGGTGGTGGGCTTCTCGCCGATTCCGGCGATGTCGATGGCGTCCTTCGCCGCCGGCACCCGTTACCACGCCCTGCTCGGTGGCACCCTGCTGAGCTTCTACGACTGGTACGCCGACCTGCCGATCGCCTCGCCGCAGATCTGGGGTGACCAGACCGACGTGCCCGAGGCCGGCGACTGGTGGAACGCCACCTATCTGATGATGTGGGGCTCGAACATTCCGGTCACCCGTACTCCGGACGCCCACTTCCTGGCCGAGGCCCGCTACCGGGGCACGAAGGTCGTCGCGGTCAGCCCGGACTACGCCGACAACGTCAAGTTCGCCGACGACTGGCTTGCCCCGCACCCGGGTACCGACGGTGCGCTGGCGATGGCGATGGGCCACGTCGTGCTCACCGAGTTCTTCCGGGACCGCACGGTTGACTACTTCACCGACTACGTTCGCCGCTTCACCGACCTGCCGTTCCTGGTCACGCTGCGACCGACCGCAGGTGGCCGGTGGGCTACGGACCGTTTCCTCACCGCAGCAGACCTGGGCCAGGAGGACGGAGCGCACAAGACCGTCCTGGTTGACGAGCACACCGGCGAACTGGTCGTGCCGAACGGGTCGCTGGGCTTCCGGTACGGCGAGGCCGGCCAGGGGCGCTGGAACCTCGACCTGGGCGAGGTGTTCCCCGCTCTTGGGCTGCTCGACCGGAGCGACGAGGCGATCGAGGTCGAGCTGGCTCGCTTCGACGTCGGAGAGACCGAGGGTGGGTCCACCATCAGCCGCGGCGTGCCGGTCATGAGGGTCGGCGAGCAGCTGGTCACCTCGGTCTACGACCTGGTGCTGGCGCAGTACGGGGTGCGCCGCGGCGACCTGCCGGGGCAGTGGCCGACCGGCTATGACGACCCGGAATCCCCGAACACGCCGGCCTGGCAGGAGCGGATCACCGGGGTACCGGCCGCGGTGGCCACCCGGATCGGCCGGGAGTTCGCCCGCAACGCCGAGCGCAGCCAGGGGCGGTCGTTGATCGTCCTGGGCGCCGGCGCGAACCAGTGGTTCCACTCCGACATGACCTACCGGGCGCTCATCTCCCTGGTCACCCTGACCGGCTGCCAGGGTGTCAACGGCGGCGGCTGGGCGCACTACGTCGGGCAGGAGAAGGCCCGCCCGATCACCGGCCAGCAGCACATGTCCTTCGGGCTCGACTGGCAACGGCCGATGCGACACCAGGCGAGTACGCCGTTCTGGTACCTGCACACCGACCAGTGGCGGTACGAGCGGGTCCCGGTCGACGAGTTGTCCTCCCCGTTGGGCACCGGCCGGTTCGCCGGGATGGCCTTCGCCGACACCGTCGCCGCCGCGCAGCGGATGGGCTGGAGCCCCGGCCACCCGTCGTTCAACCGCAACCCGCTCGACCTCACCGACGAGGCGGCGGCGGCCGGGGTGACGGTGCAGGAGCACATCGTCGCCGAGCTGAAGGCCGGCCGGCTACGGTCGGTGGCGGAGGACCCGGACGATCCGGCGAACTTCCCGCGCTGCCTCACGCTGTGGCGGGCGAACCTGCTCGGCTCCTCCGGCAAGGGCAACGAGTACTTCCTGCGCCATCTGCTGGGGATCGACTCGACCGCCACCGCCTCGGAGTGCGACCCGGAGCACCGACCCCGGGACCTCGTGTGGCGAGATGAGGCGCCGACAGGGAAGCTTGACCTGCTCACGGCGATCGACTTCCGGATGACCAACACCGGTCTGCACGCCGACGTGGTGCTGCCCACCGCAACCTGGTACGAGAAGCACGACATCTCCACCACGGACATGCACCCGTTCGTGCACGCGTTCAGCCCGGCGGTGGAGCCGCCCGCCGACGCCCACTCCGATTACGACACCTTCCTGGCGCTCGCCGACCGGTTCAGTGAGCTGGCCGCCGGCCACCTGGGCGTGCGGCGGGACGTGCTGGCCGCGCCGCTGCAACACGACACACCAGACGAGTTGGCCATGCCCAGCGGGCGGGTGCGGGACTGGAAGGCTGGCGAGTGCGAGCCGATCCCCGGCGCCACCATGCCGAAGCTCATCGAGATCGAGCGGGACTACTCCCAGATCGGCGCGAAGATGCGTGCCGTTGGCCCGCTACTCGACCGGCTCGGCACCAGCACGAAGGCGCTCACCGTGGACGTGACCGTGGAGCTGGCGTACCTGCGGGAGCGGAACGGGGTCGTCCCTGACGGGCCGTTCGCCGGCCGGCCGTCGCTGGCCACCGCCGATCGGATGTGCGAGGCGATCCTGGCGCTGTCGGGCACCACGAACGGTCGGGTTGCCGCGGCCGGTTTCGCGGCACTGGAGAAGCGGACCGGTCAACCGTTCGCGGATCTGATCGCCGGCCACGAGAACGACCAGATCACGTACGCGGACACCCAGCGGGCGCCGCAGTCGGTCTTCACCAGCCCGGAGTGGTCCGGCTCGGAGAAGGGAGGCCGTCGCTACTCACCCTTCACCCTCAATGTGGAGCGGCTCAAGCCGTGGCACACCATCACCGGCCGGCAGCACTTCTTCGTGGAGCACGACTGGGTGGCGGAGTTGGGCGAGCAGTTGCCGGGCTTCCGACCCCCGCTGAACATGGCCCGGCACTTCGGCGCGCCCGGTGAGTTGGTCGATGGCGGCGTCACCGTACGTTTCCTGACCCCACACGCGAAGTGGACGATCCACTCGATGTACCACGACAACGAACTGATGTTGGCGTTGTCGCGAGGTGGGCCGGTGATCTGGATGAGCGTGCCCGACGCCGCGAAGGTCGGCGTACGGGACAACGACTGGGTGGAGGCGCACAACCGCAACGGAGTCATCGTGGCCCGAGCGGTGGTCAGTCACCGGATGCCGGAGGGCACGGTGTTCCAGTACCACTCGCCGGAGCGGACGATCAACGTGCCCAAGGCGGAGAAGAGCGGTCGCCGGGGCGGCTACCACAACTCGTTGACCCGGCTGCTGGTCAAGCCCACCCATCTGGCCGGCGGACACGCCCAACTCACCTACGCCTTCAACTACTACGGCCCGATCGGCAGCCAACGCGACGAGATCACGGTGATCCGCCGCCGCGACCAGGAGGTGGAGTACTGA
- the narH gene encoding nitrate reductase subunit beta, whose translation MRIRAQVAMVMNLDKCIGCHTCSVTCKQTWTNRDGTEYVWFNNVETKPGIGYPKHYEDQDRWHGGWQLDEKGRLKLRSGGRMKRLSRLFVNPDLPSIDDYYEPATFDKDILANAPAGLKDTPVQQPRSALTGEPMALTWGANWEDSLGGAHEHGTGDPNIARMPAEAAARVKFEFEKTFLFHLPRICEHCLNPACVSACPSGAMYKREEDGIVLVDQDRCRGWRMCVSACPYKKVYVNHTTGKAEKCTLCFPRIEAGQPTICSETCVGRLRYLGIVFYDEDAVLAAASVTDEHDLLDAQRAVFLDPTDPAVRDAARAAGMPQEWLDAAERSPVWRLISEYKVALPLHPEYRTLPMVWYVPPLSPVLDAVGEAGRDDTDADDVFHTIRELRIPVEYLAELFTAGDVEATAGVLMKLAAMRSYMRARTLDGTVADDLLDGIGMTADQVEAMYRLLAIAKYDERYVIPAAHSKDAAALEAQATAHPDCALDCEGGPGMTTQAGAESFHLVDGEQVRPGRPGLFSRRADGRRGFTINPLRGRA comes from the coding sequence ATGAGGATCCGAGCGCAGGTCGCCATGGTGATGAACCTGGACAAGTGCATCGGGTGTCACACCTGCTCCGTCACCTGTAAGCAGACCTGGACGAACCGGGACGGTACCGAGTACGTCTGGTTCAACAACGTCGAGACCAAGCCCGGTATCGGCTACCCCAAGCACTACGAGGATCAGGACCGTTGGCACGGGGGCTGGCAGCTGGACGAGAAGGGCCGGCTGAAGCTGCGCTCCGGCGGCCGGATGAAGCGGCTCAGCCGGCTGTTCGTCAACCCGGATCTGCCCTCGATCGACGACTACTACGAGCCGGCGACCTTCGACAAGGACATCCTGGCCAACGCCCCCGCCGGGCTCAAGGACACCCCGGTCCAGCAGCCCCGTTCCGCGCTGACCGGTGAGCCGATGGCCCTCACCTGGGGGGCCAACTGGGAGGACAGCCTCGGCGGTGCCCATGAGCACGGCACCGGTGACCCGAACATCGCCCGGATGCCCGCCGAGGCGGCGGCGCGGGTGAAGTTCGAGTTCGAGAAGACCTTCCTGTTCCACCTGCCGCGTATCTGCGAGCACTGCCTCAACCCGGCGTGTGTCTCGGCCTGCCCCTCCGGCGCGATGTACAAGCGGGAGGAGGACGGGATCGTCCTGGTGGACCAGGACCGCTGCCGGGGCTGGCGGATGTGTGTCTCCGCCTGCCCGTACAAGAAGGTGTACGTCAACCACACCACCGGGAAGGCGGAGAAGTGCACCCTGTGCTTCCCGCGGATCGAGGCGGGGCAGCCGACAATCTGCTCCGAAACCTGCGTGGGCCGGCTGCGCTACCTGGGCATCGTGTTCTACGACGAGGATGCGGTGCTCGCTGCCGCATCGGTGACCGACGAGCACGACCTGCTCGACGCGCAGCGTGCGGTCTTCCTGGACCCGACCGACCCGGCCGTACGGGACGCCGCCCGGGCCGCCGGTATGCCGCAGGAGTGGCTGGACGCCGCCGAACGGTCCCCGGTGTGGCGGCTGATCAGCGAGTACAAGGTGGCGCTGCCGCTGCACCCGGAGTATCGGACGCTGCCCATGGTCTGGTACGTCCCACCGCTGTCGCCGGTGCTGGACGCGGTGGGGGAGGCCGGCCGGGACGACACCGACGCCGACGACGTCTTCCACACCATCCGGGAGCTACGGATTCCGGTGGAGTACCTGGCCGAGCTCTTCACCGCTGGTGACGTCGAGGCGACCGCCGGGGTCCTGATGAAGCTGGCGGCCATGCGTTCCTACATGCGCGCTCGCACCCTCGACGGTACCGTCGCCGACGATCTGCTCGACGGGATCGGTATGACCGCGGATCAGGTCGAGGCCATGTACCGGCTGCTGGCCATCGCCAAGTACGACGAGCGCTATGTGATCCCGGCCGCGCACAGTAAGGATGCCGCCGCTCTGGAAGCGCAGGCGACCGCACATCCGGACTGCGCGCTGGACTGCGAGGGCGGGCCGGGAATGACCACGCAAGCCGGCGCGGAGAGTTTCCACCTGGTCGACGGCGAGCAGGTTCGTCCCGGCCGGCCGGGACTCTTCTCCCGTCGTGCTGACGGCCGGCGTGGCTTCACGATCAACCCGCTGCGAGGCCGCGCATGA
- the narJ gene encoding nitrate reductase molybdenum cofactor assembly chaperone: MTAATDRARIFELVSLLLTYPDDELLGAGAELRGAAARIGAQEARERIDGFLDWLLDNTPIDVQQHFVQTFDLRRRSGLYLTYYLHGDTRKRGMALLVLKQRYRAHGLRLADGELPDLLPVVLEYAAMVGPGEGEAPLRQHRQGIELLRAALTDCGTPYRLLLDVICAVLPALTDADRAAIAALAVDGPPVETVGLESLGEGPDLHAAALAPYSACSPSEASR, from the coding sequence ATGACCGCCGCGACCGACCGGGCCCGCATCTTCGAGTTGGTCTCGCTGCTGCTCACGTACCCCGATGACGAGTTGCTCGGTGCCGGAGCCGAGCTTCGCGGAGCCGCCGCACGAATCGGGGCGCAGGAGGCGCGGGAGCGGATCGACGGGTTCCTGGACTGGTTGCTGGACAACACCCCGATCGACGTACAGCAGCACTTCGTCCAGACCTTTGACCTACGCCGCCGCTCTGGCCTCTACCTCACCTACTACCTGCACGGAGACACCCGTAAGCGGGGCATGGCGCTGCTGGTGCTCAAGCAGCGATATCGGGCGCACGGACTACGTCTCGCGGATGGCGAACTGCCGGACCTGCTGCCGGTGGTGCTCGAGTACGCCGCCATGGTCGGCCCCGGAGAGGGGGAGGCGCCCCTGCGCCAGCATCGGCAGGGCATCGAGCTGCTCCGCGCTGCACTGACCGACTGCGGCACCCCCTACCGCTTGCTGCTGGACGTCATCTGCGCCGTGTTGCCCGCACTGACCGATGCCGACCGGGCTGCCATCGCGGCGCTCGCCGTTGACGGGCCGCCGGTGGAGACCGTTGGGCTGGAATCCCTCGGCGAGGGTCCGGACCTGCACGCTGCCGCGCTCGCCCCCTATTCCGCCTGCTCCCCCTCGGAGGCATCGCGATGA
- the narI gene encoding respiratory nitrate reductase subunit gamma translates to MTNLVWIVLPYLCLAVFVAGHVWRWRHDQFGWTTHTSQVLENRILRLGSPLFHLGALGVVAGHAMGLVVPASVTEKLGLSEHAYHLIAVWGGTVTGLMLTVGLVLLIIRRMVNGRVRRVTTRMDKVLYAALAGMVALGMVATVGVNLLGGGYDYRETIAVWFRGIFWFQPDPALMSGAPLVYQLHAIGGFLFLALWPFTRLVHVWSAPLAYLWRPYVVYRARRGPAPSPTASPNQVRDAAREPSARR, encoded by the coding sequence ATGACCAACCTCGTCTGGATCGTCCTGCCGTACCTGTGTCTCGCGGTCTTCGTCGCCGGCCACGTCTGGCGGTGGCGCCACGACCAGTTCGGCTGGACCACGCACACCAGCCAGGTGCTGGAGAACCGCATTCTGCGGCTCGGTTCGCCCCTGTTCCACCTCGGTGCTCTCGGCGTCGTTGCGGGGCACGCCATGGGTCTGGTGGTGCCCGCGTCGGTGACCGAGAAGCTCGGTCTGAGCGAACACGCCTACCACCTCATCGCGGTCTGGGGCGGCACGGTGACCGGCCTGATGCTGACGGTCGGCCTGGTATTGCTGATCATCCGTCGTATGGTCAACGGCCGGGTCCGTCGGGTCACCACCCGGATGGACAAGGTGCTCTACGCCGCGCTCGCCGGCATGGTGGCACTCGGCATGGTCGCCACGGTGGGGGTCAACCTGCTCGGTGGGGGCTACGACTACCGGGAGACGATCGCCGTCTGGTTCCGCGGGATCTTCTGGTTCCAGCCTGACCCCGCGCTGATGAGCGGGGCTCCCCTGGTCTACCAGCTGCACGCGATCGGTGGCTTCCTCTTCCTGGCGCTGTGGCCGTTCACCCGACTGGTGCACGTCTGGTCGGCCCCACTGGCGTACCTGTGGCGTCCGTACGTCGTCTACCGCGCTCGCCGCGGCCCAGCGCCGTCGCCAACGGCGTCGCCGAATCAGGTACGGGATGCTGCCCGGGAGCCGTCAGCCCGGCGGTGA
- a CDS encoding carboxymuconolactone decarboxylase family protein, whose translation MQQQYLPDIYVKFLERFPEIAEAQGALARTVRERNSFDDRTDRLIKLAVAVGAEAEGAVRSNVRKALQHGATVDEVRAVALAAITTCGFPTAIAALGWIDSVVLAPPDDA comes from the coding sequence ATGCAGCAGCAGTATCTTCCGGATATCTACGTGAAGTTCCTGGAACGCTTTCCGGAGATCGCGGAGGCGCAGGGTGCGCTGGCGCGGACGGTGCGGGAGCGCAACTCGTTTGACGACCGGACCGACCGGTTGATCAAGCTGGCGGTGGCTGTTGGGGCCGAGGCGGAGGGAGCGGTGCGCTCCAATGTCCGCAAGGCGCTCCAGCACGGGGCGACCGTGGACGAGGTGCGAGCCGTTGCGCTCGCCGCCATCACCACCTGTGGCTTTCCTACCGCCATCGCGGCGCTGGGCTGGATCGATTCGGTCGTCTTGGCGCCGCCGGACGACGCGTGA
- a CDS encoding AraC family transcriptional regulator codes for MPIFGFGYVPGIAPVSVARHCRGEPVVDVGSIGAHTHDFLVLSYAHLAHGTVHIDERTWTVSDGDLFVIAPGQVMSAGDPFEEATTDGWTVWFPADVVRPGMPGAYSSWRTHPLLFPFAQGANRAQRLPVPPVDRADLVERFAALDAELRARRDGHQEAALAHLTLLLVTVARLSTGLADHLRCADEPLLAAVFEAIEERYHQPISLADIAADLALTAGYLTTVVRRKTGRTVTQWIAQRRMQQARLLLAETDLAVGAISRRVGYPDTSYFSKRFRARHGVTPTQWRATSPPTG; via the coding sequence GTGCCGATCTTCGGCTTCGGCTACGTGCCCGGCATCGCCCCGGTCTCGGTGGCCCGTCACTGCCGCGGAGAGCCGGTCGTCGACGTCGGCAGCATCGGCGCCCACACCCACGACTTCCTGGTGCTCTCCTACGCCCACCTGGCCCACGGGACGGTACACATCGACGAGCGCACCTGGACGGTAAGCGACGGTGACCTCTTCGTCATCGCACCAGGGCAGGTTATGTCCGCCGGCGACCCGTTCGAGGAGGCCACCACCGACGGCTGGACCGTGTGGTTCCCGGCCGACGTGGTCCGACCCGGGATGCCTGGCGCCTACTCCTCCTGGCGGACGCACCCGTTACTCTTCCCGTTCGCCCAGGGCGCCAACCGGGCGCAGCGACTACCGGTCCCACCGGTCGACCGGGCCGACCTGGTGGAGCGCTTCGCCGCGCTCGACGCTGAGCTCCGGGCCCGCCGAGACGGTCACCAAGAGGCCGCCCTCGCCCACCTGACCCTGCTGCTCGTTACCGTGGCCCGGTTGTCGACCGGCCTCGCCGACCATCTACGCTGCGCTGACGAACCGCTACTGGCGGCTGTCTTCGAGGCCATCGAGGAGCGCTACCACCAGCCCATCTCCCTCGCTGACATCGCTGCCGACCTCGCGCTCACCGCCGGTTACCTCACCACCGTGGTGCGTCGAAAGACCGGCCGAACCGTTACCCAGTGGATCGCCCAGCGCCGGATGCAGCAGGCACGCCTGCTGCTGGCCGAGACCGACCTGGCCGTAGGCGCGATCAGCCGCCGGGTCGGCTACCCCGACACCAGCTACTTCAGCAAACGCTTCCGCGCCCGCCACGGAGTCACCCCCACTCAGTGGCGCGCCACCTCCCCTCCCACCGGGTGA
- a CDS encoding class I SAM-dependent methyltransferase, with protein MTGHHNFHSENRGYLPAMGKQWLLPLYDPFARYIGIRRVHEKLLDRANIRPGQRILEIGCGTGDLLRTLKQRHSDVEVLGIDPDLSALRRARRKAARSKLQIQYERAFADDLPLSDDSVDRVLSSFMLHHLAVAEWAPVFREVRRVLRPGGELHLADIDGSHPGQDGGHPHRFGQTEESLPELVLAALADAGLSGARENGYGRARLGRYVFYRADAECGGRSD; from the coding sequence ATGACCGGACACCACAACTTCCACTCCGAGAATCGGGGCTATCTGCCCGCCATGGGTAAGCAGTGGCTACTGCCCCTCTACGATCCTTTTGCCCGGTATATTGGCATCAGACGGGTTCATGAGAAGCTTCTGGATCGTGCGAATATCCGGCCGGGACAACGGATCCTGGAAATTGGCTGCGGCACCGGCGACCTTCTGCGGACGCTCAAGCAACGGCATTCCGATGTCGAGGTGCTGGGCATCGACCCGGACCTGAGCGCCCTACGCCGCGCCCGTCGCAAGGCGGCCCGGAGCAAGCTCCAGATCCAGTACGAGCGTGCGTTCGCCGACGATCTGCCGTTGTCGGACGACAGTGTTGATCGGGTGCTCTCCTCGTTCATGCTGCATCACCTCGCCGTCGCCGAGTGGGCGCCGGTGTTCCGTGAGGTCCGGCGGGTGCTGCGTCCCGGTGGTGAGCTGCACCTGGCCGACATTGACGGGTCCCATCCCGGACAGGATGGGGGTCATCCGCACCGCTTCGGCCAGACCGAGGAGAGCCTTCCCGAGCTGGTGTTGGCGGCGCTCGCTGACGCCGGTCTGAGCGGGGCACGGGAAAACGGCTACGGGCGGGCCCGGCTGGGTCGGTACGTCTTCTACCGAGCGGACGCCGAATGCGGCGGGCGGTCGGACTGA